GGAGGGTGGGTGGGGGGGCAACTGGCTCTGAAATAGCTCAGATTGCTCGCGTGGGTGCAGGGTGCGCAGGAGACTTGGGGCTCGTTGCCGGAGCGCTGGGAGGGGGACGCCGATGCGGGATGGTCATCGTGGTGAGGCCGAACGGCTGTTGGAGCGGGCCGTGGAGGAGGAGGCGCGGCGGGGGCCGGTGGACAAGGCGGCGCTGCTCGCGCGGGGGCGGGAGGCGCTGGAGCAGATCGCGGTGGCCGCCGCCGAGGAGTACGAGGCGTACGTGCGGGCGCTGGACGAGGCGGCCGCCGGGGAGGAGTCCCTGGCCGAGGCGTTCCGGCGGGCGAACACCTCCACCGCCCTGCTGGTGACCGGAGTCGCCGCGGTGGCCGCCGCCGGGGCCGACCTGGCCTTCGGCGTGGCGGCCGGGAGCGCCCTCGGTGCCGGGCTGGCGGCGGGAGTTGCCGGGGCCGCGGCGACGGTGGCCAAGGTGACGGCCCTGCACCTGCCGGCCGCGAACCGGCGGGCCGGCGTCCTGGGCCGGCCGGGCGGCGCCGAGCAGCTGAGGCTGCATTGGCTGTCGGTGCTGGAGGTGCGCGGGATCCGTCCGTTCCTGGAGCAGCAGCGGCTGGTGGTGGCGGCGGTGCGCACCGGTCCGCGCGGCTCGGGCGGGGCGGGGGGCGGCGTGGTGGGCCTCGCGAAGCAGCCGGGCGGGAGCGGGCCCGCGCTGCGCGGTACGGACCGCAGTGCGCAGGCCCGTCGGCGCAGCGCGCTGGAGCAGTCGTTCGGGCAGCTCCCGCAGTCGGAAGCGGTGTTCGCGGGGCGGCGGGCGGAGCTGGCCCGGATCGTGCAGTGGGTGCAGGCGGCCCGGGCCGGTACGGAGACCCGGCCGGTGGTCGTGGTGCTGCACGGCGAGCCGGGTTCGGGCCGTACGGCCCTGGCGTTGCGGGCGGCGCACGCGCTGCGGGACCAGTTCCGGGGCGCGTGCGTGGTGGACCTGCGGGGCGGGGCGGCCGAGGCGGGTCAGGCCCCGCTGCCGACGCGGGAGGCGTTGCTGCACCTGCTGAACCGGCTCGGGGCCCCGCGGGAGCAGTTGCTGTTCCGGGAGGGGGCGTCGGCGGAGCAGCAGGTGCGGCGGCTCGGCGAGCTGTACCACCAGCACCTGCAGGGGCAGCCGGTGACGGTGGTGCTGGACGACGCGGTGGATCCGGCGCAGGTCCGCGCGCTGGTGCCGGAGCGGTCGGAGAGCCTGGTGCTGGTGACGGCGCCGGGGCCGCTGGAGCTGCCGGCGGACCTCGCGGCGTGGGTGCACCAGCTGCCCGTCACACGGCTGGCGCGGACGGAGGCGGCCGAGTTGGTCGGGGCCGCGGGCGGCGCCCCGTACGACGAGGAGGCGCAGGCGGTCCTGCTGGAGCTCGGAGCCGGGCTGCCGCTCGCGCTGCGCGTGCTGGCGCCGCTGGGTCCGGTGGGTCCGGTGGCGGAGCCCGGCCCGGCGGGATCCGGGCTCGAAGCGGCGCTGGCCCTGGCCTACGCGCGCATGCCCGAGGAGCGGCGCCGGCTGCTGCGGCGCCTGACCCTGGCGGGGCGCGCCTCGCTCGGCCCGTCGGCAGCGGCGGCGTTGATCGACGCCGACCCGGTGGAGGCCGGGCGGCTGCTGCGCGAACTGGCGGACGCCGGGCTGCTGGACCACGTACGCGGCGAGCGGTACCGGATGCACGACGCGGTGCGCGCGTACGCGGCGGCGCGGCTCGCTGCGGACGAGGACAGGGCGCATGCGGCGGCCGCGCACGAGCGGCTGATCCGCAATTACGCGCACCTCGCGGACTCGGTGATCCGGATGGTCGACGGGAAGATGTCGACGCGCGCGCACCACTTCGGCGGTCACGGCTTCGCTTCCCTCGACGCGGCGCTGCGCTGGCTGGACGACGAGTCGAGCTTCATCACGGCGGCGCTGCGGCACTCGCAGGACGTGGACCAGCAGGCGGTACTGGACCTGCTGGGCGCGCTCTGCGACTTCTGCCTGCTGCGCGGGGACCTGTACCGGCTCGGGGAGATCAACGAGCTGGCCCGGGCGGTGGAGGGCGGCCGGCCGGGCCCGGACGGGCGGCTGGCGCGTTCGGTGCAGTGGCGCACGGGGATCGCGGCGCGCCAGCTCGGCGACCTGGACAAGGCGCGCACGACGCTGACGTCGGTGGTCGACCAGTACATGGAGGCCAGGCAGGAGGCGGGCGCGGCGATGGCGCTGGTCTCGCTCGGCATCACGCTGCACCACCAGGGCAACCTGCCGGAGGCGGCGGCCCGGCTCCGTGAGGCGCTGGCCCTGCAGGAAGGGGACGACCTGGCGGGCGACCGCGCGTGGGGTCTGCACGCGCTCGCGGCGGTGGAGCGTGACCGGGGGCTGCTGGCGGAGGCACTGTCCCTGCTGGAGCGTTCGCTGGTGCTGCACCGGGAGAGCGAGAGCGTGCACGGCGAGGCGTGGGCGCACCTCCAACTCGGGCAGGTGCACCTGCGTCTGGGCGGGGTGGAACGGGCGGAGGAGGAGCTGCGCTCGGCCCTGGAGCTGTACGGGCGCACCCGTGACGACCGCGGTGAGGCGTGGGCGCGGACGCAGCTGGGGCGGGCCCGGGTCGTCGCGGGGGATCCGGATCCGGCGCTGGAGCGGCTGCGGGACGCGCTGGCCCGTCACCGGCTCGCGGAGGACGCGCGGGGTGAGGCGTGGACGCTGTACTACCTCGGGCAGGCGCTGGAGGAGGGGGGTGAGCGGGACGCGGCGGTGCGGGAGCTGGAGCGGGCCCGGGCGATGTTCTCGCGGATGCGGGACGTGTACGGGCTGGCGCACGCCCGGCACCATTCGGGCCGGGTGACCCGCGACCAGCGGGCGGCGCAGACGGGGAACCTGCGCAACTCCGGCTACGCCCGGCAGCTGCTGGTGGACGCGCGCGCGGACTTCCGGCGGATCGGGCTGGCGCACGGCGAGGCGTGGACGTGCCTGGAGCTGGCGGTGATCGACGCGGGCAACGCGCGGGTGCCGCAGGCCGTGGTGCTGTGCGAGGAGGCCGCGCGGCTGTTCGTTTCGTACGGGGACCTGCGGGGCGAGGACTGGGCCCGCTTCCTGCGCTGCACGCTGCTGCCGTACGCCGCCGAGGGCGATCCGCAGGAGGCGGCGGCGGAACTGGCACGGCTGTCGGCGGCCCCGCATCCGCTGCGGGACGGCCGGCTGGCGGACTGCCTGGACGCGTACGCGGTGATCGTGGACCGGGGCGTCGATCCGGCGGAGGGCTGGCAGGCGTGGCGCCTGGGCCTGGTGCCGAACCTCCACTCCCGGGAGGTCATGGGCGTGCGGGTGCCGTGACCCCGCCCGGGGGCGGGGTCACGGCACCCGTCCCGGCACCCGCGCGGGCGTCACGACGCCACGGCGCGGTCCGGGGCGGCGGACGCTACGGCTCGGCCGCTACGGCTTGCGGGTGTCGGGGGCGGAGGCGGCCGGCTCGGGCGCCTCCTGGAAGTCCACCCGGCCCATGTGCCGGCTCATGGACTTCATCAGGCCCCACACCCCGAGGGCGAGGGCGGCGAACACGATGAAGCCCAGGAGCCCGGGCGTCACCTTGTTCTTGTCGAAGGTGTCGGCGGCCAGCGGAAGGAGCTGGGTGACTGCTGCCTGCGTAGCGCTCATAGCTACGCATTCTCCCGGATGCCCGCGAAGAGGTCGGACTCGGGGAGGGAAGTGTCCACGAACGACTTCACGAGCTCGTACTCCTCGGTGGGCCAGACCTCCCGCTGGATGTCCATCGGGACGCGGAACCAGCCGCCGTCGGGGTCGATCTGCGTGGCGTGCGCGATGAGCGCCTTGTCACGGATCTCGAAGAAGTCGGCGCAGGGGACGTGGGTGGTCAGCGTCCGCTCCTTGCGCTCGAACTCCTTCCAGCGCTCCAGCCACTCTCCGTAGGGGGACTCCAGGCCGCGCGCGAGCAGCGCCTCGTGCAGGGCGATGGTGCGCGGCTTGTTGAAGCCCTGGTTGTAGTAGAGCTTCTGCGGCTGGTAGGCGGGGCCGAACTCGGCCTCGGGGAACTTCTCGGTGTCGGCCGCGCCGTCGAAGGCGACCATGGTGACCTTGTGGGTCATGATGTGGTCGGGGTGCGGGTACCCGCCGTTCTCGTCGTACGTGGTGATCACCTGCGGCCGGAAGGCGCGGATCTTCTTCACCAGGCGGCCGGCGGCCTCCTCGACGTCGGCGAGCGCGAAGCAGCCCTCGGGCAGCGGCGGCAGCGGGTCGCCCTCGGGAAGGCCGGAGTCGACGTAGCCGAGCCACTCCTGCTCGATGCCGAGGATCTCGCGCGCCTCGTCCATCTCCTTCGCGCGCACCTCGTGGATGTGCTCCTCGATGTACTTGTCACCCTGGAGCTTGGGGTTCAGGATCGAGCCGCGCTCGCCACCGGTGCAGGTCACGACGAGTACCGGCACCCCCTCGGACACGTACTTGGCCATGGTGGCCGCGCCCTTGCTCGACTCGTCGTCGGGGTGGGCATGGACGGCCATCAGTCGAAGCTGCTCGGTCAAGACAGGATCCTCTGTGATTCGTCAGGGCGGAGGCTTCTATAGTGACCGAATCGGGGGACGGAAAATTCCTGGGGTGGGATCCGGCGGCGGTGCCGCTCCCCGGCCCGCTGGGCCCTCTCGAAAGGATCGGTCGATGAGCACGGTGCGCGAGGGACTGCCCGAGGGCCGGTACGGCCGTTCGGCGGACGAGCGGGCGGACCGGAAGCTCAAGATCGTCGGCTCGGTGCTCGGGGTTGCGTTGCTGGGTGTCGTGGGCTGGATCGGCTGGGACTACGTCGCCGG
This Streptomyces sp. NBC_00539 DNA region includes the following protein-coding sequences:
- the mca gene encoding mycothiol conjugate amidase Mca, whose protein sequence is MTEQLRLMAVHAHPDDESSKGAATMAKYVSEGVPVLVVTCTGGERGSILNPKLQGDKYIEEHIHEVRAKEMDEAREILGIEQEWLGYVDSGLPEGDPLPPLPEGCFALADVEEAAGRLVKKIRAFRPQVITTYDENGGYPHPDHIMTHKVTMVAFDGAADTEKFPEAEFGPAYQPQKLYYNQGFNKPRTIALHEALLARGLESPYGEWLERWKEFERKERTLTTHVPCADFFEIRDKALIAHATQIDPDGGWFRVPMDIQREVWPTEEYELVKSFVDTSLPESDLFAGIRENA
- a CDS encoding tetratricopeptide repeat protein, producing the protein MRDGHRGEAERLLERAVEEEARRGPVDKAALLARGREALEQIAVAAAEEYEAYVRALDEAAAGEESLAEAFRRANTSTALLVTGVAAVAAAGADLAFGVAAGSALGAGLAAGVAGAAATVAKVTALHLPAANRRAGVLGRPGGAEQLRLHWLSVLEVRGIRPFLEQQRLVVAAVRTGPRGSGGAGGGVVGLAKQPGGSGPALRGTDRSAQARRRSALEQSFGQLPQSEAVFAGRRAELARIVQWVQAARAGTETRPVVVVLHGEPGSGRTALALRAAHALRDQFRGACVVDLRGGAAEAGQAPLPTREALLHLLNRLGAPREQLLFREGASAEQQVRRLGELYHQHLQGQPVTVVLDDAVDPAQVRALVPERSESLVLVTAPGPLELPADLAAWVHQLPVTRLARTEAAELVGAAGGAPYDEEAQAVLLELGAGLPLALRVLAPLGPVGPVAEPGPAGSGLEAALALAYARMPEERRRLLRRLTLAGRASLGPSAAAALIDADPVEAGRLLRELADAGLLDHVRGERYRMHDAVRAYAAARLAADEDRAHAAAAHERLIRNYAHLADSVIRMVDGKMSTRAHHFGGHGFASLDAALRWLDDESSFITAALRHSQDVDQQAVLDLLGALCDFCLLRGDLYRLGEINELARAVEGGRPGPDGRLARSVQWRTGIAARQLGDLDKARTTLTSVVDQYMEARQEAGAAMALVSLGITLHHQGNLPEAAARLREALALQEGDDLAGDRAWGLHALAAVERDRGLLAEALSLLERSLVLHRESESVHGEAWAHLQLGQVHLRLGGVERAEEELRSALELYGRTRDDRGEAWARTQLGRARVVAGDPDPALERLRDALARHRLAEDARGEAWTLYYLGQALEEGGERDAAVRELERARAMFSRMRDVYGLAHARHHSGRVTRDQRAAQTGNLRNSGYARQLLVDARADFRRIGLAHGEAWTCLELAVIDAGNARVPQAVVLCEEAARLFVSYGDLRGEDWARFLRCTLLPYAAEGDPQEAAAELARLSAAPHPLRDGRLADCLDAYAVIVDRGVDPAEGWQAWRLGLVPNLHSREVMGVRVP